CTGCCGGGCCCGCGTGCTGCGCGGGCGTCTGCGGCGCCTGACCTGCCGGCTGGGCGTACGGGTTGGGCGTTCCCGTGCCGGAGGCGCCCGGGGCGACCGGAGCGGTCCCAGGCGCACCCGGGGCCCCCGGTGCGCCGTACGGGCCGGCCGGTGCCTGGCCCGGCGCGCCCTGCGGCGGCATCGAGAAGGGCTGCCCGCCCTGCTGGGGCGGCGGCGGGGCGTACCAACCGGGCTGGCCCTGCCCGGGCACCGGCACCGGGGACTGCGCCCCGGGCGGCAGCGGCTGCTGGAGCCCTTCCTTCTGGTCGATGGTCGAGCGGTAGTCGACCGCGCCCTGCGTCATCCGCATGTACGCCTCCTCCAGCGAGGCCTGGTGCGGCGACAGCTCCCACAGCCGTACGTCGTGGTCGTGCGCGATGTCGCTGATGCGGGGGAGCGCCAGCCCGGTCACGCGCAGCGCGCCGTCCTGCTCGGGCAGCACGTGCCCGCCCGACTCGGTGAGCGCGGCCGACAGCTTCTCACGCTGCTGCGGCTCGGTGTCGGGCGTGCGGACGCGCGCGAAGTCCGCGGAGTTCGCGGAGATGAAGTCCGTGACGCTCATGTCGGCGAGCAGCTGCCCGCGCCCGATGACGATGAGGTGGTCGGCGGTCAGCGCCATCTCGCTCATCAGATGGGAGGAGACGAAGACCGTACGGCCCTCCGCCGCGAGTGCCTTCATCAGGTTGCGCACCCAGAGGATGCCCTCGGGGTCGAGGCCGTTGACCGGCTCGTCGAACAGCAGCACCTGCGGGTCGCCGAGCAGCGCGGCGGCGATGCCGAGCCGCTGCCCCATGCCCAGGGAGAAGCCCTTGGACCGCTTCTTGGCCACGTCCTGGAGGCCGACGACCCCGAGCACCTCGTCCACCCGCTTGGCCGGGATGCCCGACAGCTGGGCCAGGCACAGCAGGTGGTTGCGGGCGGCCCGGCCGCCGTGCACGGCCTTGGCGTCCAGCAGGGCACCGACCTGGCGGGGGGCGTTGGGCAGCTTGCGGTACGGATAGCCGCTGATCGTCACATGCCCGGCCGTCGGGTTGTCCAGGCCGAGGATCATCCGCATCGTCGTCGACTTGCCCGAGCCGTTCGGCCCGAGGAAGCCGGTGACCGATCCCGGCCGCACCTGAAAGGAAAGGTTGTACACAGCGGTCTTGTCGCCGTAGCGCTTCGTCAGGCCGACTGCTTCGATCATGCTCCGCACCCATCGCAAGGTTCAGGACAGCGGGGCACACGCCCCCGTAAGGGTTAGGAGGATATCGAGGCGCTGACGGTTCCGCTCAAAAGAAAGTAAAGGGTGGAGCGCGACACGCCCCGGCAGCCTCTTCCTAGGCGTCGCGCTTCTTCAGCAGCACGTACCCGCCGACCAGTGCCGCGAGCACCCACAACCCCATGATCCCGAGACCGCCCCACGGCCCGTACGGGACGTCGTCGTCGAGGGGCGGGACCACCTGCATGATCCGGCTGCCGGCCTGGTCGGGCAGAAACCGGCCGACCTTCTTCGTCGCGTCGACATTGCCCAGGACGCTGGAGATCAGGAAGAAGAACGGCATCAGGATGCCCAGCGACAGCATCGGCGAGCGCAGCATCGCGGCGACGCCCATGGAGAACATCGCGATCAGGGCCATGTAGAGGCCGCCGCCGATCACGGCCCGCAGCACCCCCGCATCGCCGATCTCGGCCCGGTGCTCGCCGAGCATCGCCTGCCCCAGGAAGAAGGCGGCGAAGCTGGTGACGAGGCCGACCAGGAGGGCGAGACCGCTGGCCACCGCGATCTTGCTGAACAGGAAGAAGCCGCGCTTCGGCACGGCGGCCAGCGAGGTGCGGATCATGCCGGTGCTGTACTCGTTCGACACCACCAGCACACCGAACACGATCATCGCGAGCTGCCCGAGGCTCATCCCCGCGAAGCTGATGAACGTCGGGTCGAACTCCGCCCGCTGCTGCGCGCCCATGGAGTCGAACTCGTTCTTGGACAGGGCCGAGATCAGCATGCCGAGGGCGACCGTCACGACCACCACCAGCGAGAGGGTCCACACCGTGGACGCCACCGACCGGATCTTCGTCCACTCCGACCGTACGACCTGCGTCGTCGCCATGCTCAGCCCCTCTTCCAGTCGTCGCCCCACTGCTGCCCCGGTGGCACGGGGCTCGTCTCGCTGTGTGCGTGGTACTCCACCGACTCCGCGGTCAGCCGCATGAACGCCTCCTCCAGCGACGCCTGTTGCGGGCTCAGCTCGTGCAGCGTGAGCCCGTGCTGCGCCGCCAGCTCGCCGACGTGCTCGGCCTTGCCGCCGTCCACCTCCAGAA
The genomic region above belongs to Streptomyces coeruleorubidus and contains:
- a CDS encoding ABC transporter permease — protein: MATTQVVRSEWTKIRSVASTVWTLSLVVVVTVALGMLISALSKNEFDSMGAQQRAEFDPTFISFAGMSLGQLAMIVFGVLVVSNEYSTGMIRTSLAAVPKRGFFLFSKIAVASGLALLVGLVTSFAAFFLGQAMLGEHRAEIGDAGVLRAVIGGGLYMALIAMFSMGVAAMLRSPMLSLGILMPFFFLISSVLGNVDATKKVGRFLPDQAGSRIMQVVPPLDDDVPYGPWGGLGIMGLWVLAALVGGYVLLKKRDA
- a CDS encoding ABC transporter ATP-binding protein; its protein translation is MIEAVGLTKRYGDKTAVYNLSFQVRPGSVTGFLGPNGSGKSTTMRMILGLDNPTAGHVTISGYPYRKLPNAPRQVGALLDAKAVHGGRAARNHLLCLAQLSGIPAKRVDEVLGVVGLQDVAKKRSKGFSLGMGQRLGIAAALLGDPQVLLFDEPVNGLDPEGILWVRNLMKALAAEGRTVFVSSHLMSEMALTADHLIVIGRGQLLADMSVTDFISANSADFARVRTPDTEPQQREKLSAALTESGGHVLPEQDGALRVTGLALPRISDIAHDHDVRLWELSPHQASLEEAYMRMTQGAVDYRSTIDQKEGLQQPLPPGAQSPVPVPGQGQPGWYAPPPPQQGGQPFSMPPQGAPGQAPAGPYGAPGAPGAPGTAPVAPGASGTGTPNPYAQPAGQAPQTPAQHAGPAAPQSPAAPAAPAPQASAAPAPVPTSDLTKPEDPR